A genomic window from Flavobacterium azooxidireducens includes:
- a CDS encoding response regulator transcription factor, whose amino-acid sequence MKLLVVEDEIGIANFLKQGLEEEGYEVLVANDGQSGLEMAISHKPDLILLDWMLPKLSGLKVCESFRKNNTATPIIFLTAKDTVQETIEGLKAGANDYIKKPFSFEELLERIKIHFRTTKEVDVLTLGKIKIIQSKHQVFSENNEISLTQREYELLIYLIKNKGKVCTRNQIIEDVWDIHFEYDTGVIDVFMNAIRKKLNLSKEDESIKTIRGVGYIAND is encoded by the coding sequence ATGAAACTTTTAGTCGTTGAAGATGAAATAGGAATTGCCAATTTTCTAAAACAAGGTTTAGAAGAAGAAGGCTATGAAGTTTTGGTTGCCAATGACGGTCAATCAGGATTAGAAATGGCAATTAGCCATAAACCCGATTTAATTTTATTAGATTGGATGTTGCCTAAACTCTCTGGGTTAAAAGTTTGTGAATCCTTTAGAAAAAACAATACCGCAACGCCAATTATTTTTTTAACAGCCAAAGATACTGTTCAAGAAACCATCGAAGGATTGAAAGCCGGAGCCAATGATTACATCAAAAAGCCTTTTAGTTTTGAAGAATTGTTAGAACGAATAAAAATTCATTTTAGAACCACCAAGGAAGTTGATGTTTTGACCTTAGGAAAGATTAAAATTATCCAATCAAAACACCAGGTTTTTTCAGAAAATAATGAAATTTCATTGACGCAAAGAGAATACGAACTTTTGATATATTTAATCAAAAACAAAGGAAAAGTATGCACTCGAAATCAAATTATTGAAGATGTTTGGGATATTCATTTTGAATATGATACCGGCGTAATTGATGTGTTTATGAATGCTATCAGGAAAAAACTCAATCTTTCTAAAGAAGATGAAAGTATTAAAACCATTCGAGGTGTTGGTTATATTGCTAATGATTAA
- a CDS encoding CusA/CzcA family heavy metal efflux RND transporter, with protein sequence MLEKIIAFSLKNKLIILLFTLGVLGFGLFSVFQISIGAVPDVTNNQVQVITTSRNLSTQDIEQYITYPVEIEMANLPGVTEIRSISKFGLSVVTIVFEDEIGTYLPRQLIAEKIKTATEKIPEGFGTPEMGPITTGLGEIYQYTLEVKPEFKNQYSVTDLRTIQDWVVKRQLSGIKGVVEINTWGGYLKQYEIAINPASLKAMNISTTDVFTALEKNNSIAGGSYIEKTNQSYFIRGEGKVNSAQDIENIVVKNDSGLPIYIKDIAKVQFGHANRFGAITGNGEGEKVLGQVMMLKGGNSKQVIEDVKERVTEIEKTLPEGVYINGFLERSELVGKTTFTVAENLILGCLIVIFVVVLLLGNWRSGLVVASVIPLCLLFAISFMNIFGIDANLMSLGAIDFGIIIDGAVIIVEFIAFQIAHKSRHLVGLAKEDRQLEIDQITYKSASKMMNSAIFGQLIILIVFIPILSLSGVEGKMFKPMAMTFSFALVGAMLFCFTYVPVAASLFLKPQEENPKSISNRLINKLNSWYLPVITWALGNTKKVLYGAIGLLFLAVGLFATMGGEFIPTLDEGDFVIQPVLKTGTSLSKTIETTTKIEKIILKNFPEVSQVVSRIGAAEVPTDPMSMEESDIIVKLKPKSEWVSADSKDELADKIKAALEEKIPNMEIEFTQPIEMRFNELISGSRSDVAIKIFGEDLDILAKKAHEIEKAIKNVEGASDIIIEKTEGLPQMFVQYDRSKIARYGLNIADLNEMIALGFAGKTVGNVFEGEKRFDMVIRLDKTNRTDIEDLRNLYVSTPNGEQIPLRELASIEYTEGPAKISRDNTNRRIIVGINVRNRDLQSVVDDVKQIIDTKIDLPTGYRVTYGGQFENLQSAKARLLIAVPIALFLIFILLHFAFGSIKEALMVYSAIPLSAVGGVLFLWMRDLPFSISAGVGFIALFGIAVLNGIVLIEHFKELKHSGMKDMNELILKGTTDRLRPVLLTAAAAALGFLPMAISSSAGAEVQRPLATVVIGGLFTATLLTMIVLPILFKVFDEKEFKKPKFKKHVSGTYILLFLLGTSFGFAQENNAELDSIMNKALLNNKLVKAGQLQIDKANANIKTAYSFDKTNVYYSYDQNNLAQNSEPLKVFGVQQSFAFPTVYGAQKKVYKAELESQKASFELQKNKLKFEVSKVYHQIVYVQHQEKLYKYLDSLYQNFSKASDLRFELGETNYLEKITAEAKFRQIRTKLSQLDKEKKAQLELLQALVQSEEKISVKTNEIKPINNTLNTSSKELYSSYLESVTNKYKSNENLQKQNWLPDLNVEYFQGRNSGISQSLYGFQVGVAVPILFNGNVAKSKVAKLETQAWEQQKQHELIKIDAHINQKNSELEQYNQAIDYYNQYGKKVSQEIIKVANMSYKHGEIDFFQFIQSLENATTIQIDYLDAVNQYNKTQLDLQYINIQ encoded by the coding sequence ATGCTCGAAAAAATTATAGCCTTTAGTTTAAAAAATAAACTCATAATCCTTTTATTCACGCTTGGTGTTTTAGGATTTGGTTTATTCTCTGTTTTCCAAATTTCAATCGGAGCAGTGCCTGATGTTACTAATAATCAGGTACAAGTAATTACAACATCTCGCAATCTTTCTACTCAAGATATCGAGCAATATATTACGTATCCTGTAGAAATTGAAATGGCAAATTTGCCCGGTGTAACCGAAATACGTTCTATTTCTAAATTCGGATTATCTGTGGTAACGATTGTTTTTGAAGACGAAATAGGAACGTATTTACCTAGACAATTAATCGCTGAAAAAATCAAAACAGCTACCGAAAAAATACCGGAAGGTTTTGGAACACCGGAAATGGGACCAATTACCACAGGTTTAGGCGAAATCTATCAATATACGTTAGAAGTAAAACCCGAATTCAAAAATCAATATTCAGTTACCGATTTACGTACGATTCAAGATTGGGTCGTAAAAAGACAATTATCCGGAATCAAAGGTGTGGTTGAAATCAACACTTGGGGTGGCTATTTAAAACAATATGAAATCGCTATCAATCCTGCTAGTTTAAAAGCAATGAACATTTCTACTACTGATGTTTTTACAGCGTTGGAAAAAAATAATAGCATTGCTGGTGGTTCGTATATTGAAAAAACCAATCAAAGCTATTTCATTCGTGGCGAAGGAAAAGTAAATTCCGCTCAAGATATTGAAAATATTGTCGTTAAGAACGATTCTGGTTTGCCAATATACATTAAAGACATCGCCAAAGTACAATTTGGTCATGCCAATCGTTTTGGTGCGATTACAGGAAATGGAGAAGGAGAGAAGGTTTTGGGTCAAGTGATGATGCTAAAAGGCGGCAATTCAAAACAAGTAATTGAAGATGTAAAAGAAAGAGTTACCGAAATTGAAAAAACATTACCAGAAGGCGTTTATATCAACGGATTTTTAGAACGAAGTGAATTAGTCGGTAAAACTACGTTTACTGTTGCTGAAAACTTGATTTTAGGTTGTTTAATCGTAATTTTTGTTGTGGTTTTATTACTCGGAAATTGGCGTTCAGGATTGGTTGTTGCATCCGTAATTCCGCTTTGTTTGTTATTTGCTATTTCGTTCATGAATATTTTTGGAATTGATGCCAATTTAATGAGTTTAGGGGCGATAGATTTCGGAATCATCATCGACGGAGCTGTGATTATCGTTGAATTTATTGCTTTTCAAATTGCTCATAAATCCAGACATTTAGTCGGTTTAGCGAAAGAAGATCGTCAGTTAGAAATTGACCAAATTACCTATAAAAGTGCTTCAAAAATGATGAATTCGGCTATTTTTGGGCAGTTAATCATTCTTATCGTATTTATTCCAATTCTTTCCTTATCTGGTGTTGAAGGAAAAATGTTCAAACCTATGGCAATGACATTTAGTTTTGCTTTAGTTGGTGCGATGTTATTCTGTTTTACTTACGTTCCTGTAGCGGCTTCATTGTTTTTAAAACCGCAAGAAGAAAACCCAAAATCAATTTCAAATCGTTTAATTAACAAACTGAATTCTTGGTATTTACCTGTGATTACTTGGGCTTTAGGCAATACTAAAAAAGTACTTTATGGGGCTATTGGTTTATTATTTTTAGCAGTAGGATTGTTTGCAACTATGGGAGGCGAATTCATTCCAACATTAGATGAAGGTGATTTTGTAATTCAACCTGTTTTAAAAACAGGAACATCACTTTCTAAAACTATTGAAACGACTACCAAAATTGAAAAAATAATTCTTAAAAATTTTCCAGAAGTTTCTCAAGTTGTCAGTAGAATTGGTGCTGCCGAAGTGCCAACCGATCCAATGAGTATGGAAGAAAGTGATATTATCGTAAAATTAAAACCAAAATCTGAATGGGTTTCTGCTGATTCTAAAGATGAATTAGCTGATAAAATCAAAGCGGCTTTAGAAGAGAAAATTCCAAACATGGAAATTGAATTTACGCAACCTATTGAAATGCGTTTCAACGAATTAATTTCAGGTTCTCGCTCCGATGTGGCCATTAAAATTTTTGGTGAAGATTTGGATATTTTAGCCAAAAAAGCACACGAAATCGAAAAAGCAATTAAAAATGTGGAAGGTGCATCGGATATTATCATCGAAAAAACGGAAGGTTTACCTCAAATGTTCGTCCAATACGACCGAAGTAAAATTGCTCGTTATGGCTTAAATATTGCCGATTTAAACGAAATGATTGCTTTAGGTTTCGCTGGGAAAACCGTTGGAAATGTATTTGAAGGTGAAAAACGTTTTGATATGGTCATTCGATTAGATAAAACCAACAGAACTGATATTGAAGACTTACGAAATTTATATGTTTCCACTCCAAATGGCGAGCAAATTCCGTTAAGAGAATTAGCGTCTATCGAATATACAGAAGGTCCGGCTAAAATTTCAAGAGACAATACCAATCGAAGAATTATTGTGGGAATCAATGTGAGAAACCGCGATTTACAAAGTGTTGTTGATGATGTGAAGCAAATTATTGATACCAAAATTGATTTACCAACAGGCTATCGCGTCACCTATGGTGGTCAATTTGAAAACTTACAAAGTGCAAAAGCTCGATTGTTAATTGCTGTGCCAATCGCCTTATTTTTAATTTTTATTTTGTTGCATTTTGCCTTTGGATCCATCAAAGAAGCTTTAATGGTATATTCAGCAATTCCTTTATCAGCAGTTGGAGGTGTGTTGTTTTTATGGATGCGAGATTTGCCATTTAGTATTTCGGCGGGTGTTGGATTTATTGCATTATTCGGAATTGCAGTGCTAAACGGAATCGTACTAATTGAACATTTTAAAGAATTGAAACACAGTGGCATGAAAGATATGAACGAACTCATTTTAAAAGGGACCACCGATAGACTTCGACCAGTTTTATTAACCGCCGCTGCAGCTGCTTTAGGGTTTTTACCAATGGCAATTTCATCATCGGCTGGAGCAGAGGTACAACGCCCATTAGCTACCGTAGTTATTGGCGGATTGTTCACAGCAACACTATTAACAATGATTGTATTGCCAATTTTATTCAAAGTTTTTGATGAGAAAGAATTCAAAAAGCCGAAATTCAAAAAACATGTAAGCGGAACTTATATTTTACTATTCTTATTGGGTACAAGTTTTGGTTTTGCACAAGAGAATAATGCTGAATTAGATTCAATTATGAATAAAGCTTTGCTAAACAATAAATTAGTAAAAGCAGGACAATTGCAAATCGACAAAGCAAATGCAAATATAAAAACGGCTTACTCTTTTGATAAAACGAATGTGTATTATAGTTATGACCAAAATAATTTGGCCCAAAATAGCGAACCCTTAAAAGTATTTGGAGTGCAGCAATCATTTGCTTTTCCAACGGTTTATGGTGCTCAAAAAAAGGTCTATAAAGCCGAATTAGAAAGTCAAAAGGCTTCTTTCGAATTGCAGAAAAACAAACTCAAATTTGAAGTTTCAAAAGTATATCATCAAATCGTATATGTACAACATCAAGAAAAATTATATAAATATTTAGATAGTTTGTACCAAAATTTCTCTAAAGCAAGCGACCTAAGATTTGAATTAGGGGAAACCAATTACTTGGAAAAAATAACTGCTGAAGCAAAATTTAGACAAATTAGAACCAAACTTTCGCAATTAGATAAAGAGAAAAAAGCACAATTAGAATTATTACAAGCTTTAGTACAATCGGAGGAAAAAATCAGTGTAAAAACGAATGAAATTAAACCTATCAACAACACATTGAATACTTCAAGTAAAGAATTGTATAGTTCTTATTTAGAAAGTGTTACAAATAAATATAAATCTAATGAAAATCTCCAAAAACAGAATTGGTTGCCCGATTTAAACGTGGAATATTTTCAAGGAAGAAATAGCGGAATTTCACAATCTTTATATGGATTTCAAGTGGGTGTTGCTGTTCCAATATTGTTTAATGGGAATGTTGCAAAATCTAAAGTTGCCAAATTAGAAACACAAGCATGGGAACAACAAAAACAACATGAACTAATTAAAATAGATGCACACATCAACCAGAAAAACAGCGAATTAGAGCAATATAACCAAGCAATTGATTACTATAATCAATATGGGAAAAAAGTTTCTCAAGAGATTATTAAAGTAGCCAATATGAGTTACAAACACGGTGAAATTGATTTTTTTCAATTCATACAAAGTTTAGAAAATGCAACCACAATTCAGATAGATTATTTAGATGCCGTAAATCAATACAACAAAACGCAATTAGACTTACAATATATTAATATACAATAA
- a CDS encoding FAD:protein FMN transferase, giving the protein MKSILLYCSLFFLWNSSAQIVHTKKTFMLGSPFEMTVVATDTVQGNQYINQAIDEVKRIENLISDWIPTTQISKVNQSAGIAPVKVDKEVFELIERAIKISKLTNGAFDISYASMDKIWKFDGSMKEMPTEEAIKNSVAKVGYQNIILNEKESTIFLKNKGMKLGLGGIGQGYIADKVKALLIENNCKSGIVNVSGDIFAWGKQPDGKPWTVAIVNPMNKNKVFATFPLEDSAVETSGNYEKFVTFNGKRYSHIIDPRTGYPATGIVSVSVFAKTTELADALATGIFVLGIEVGLDLVNQINGIECIIVDDKGVVHTSKNIDMKKFDKQ; this is encoded by the coding sequence ATGAAATCGATTCTTTTATATTGTAGTCTTTTCTTTTTGTGGAATTCTTCCGCACAAATTGTTCACACTAAAAAGACATTTATGCTTGGCAGTCCTTTTGAAATGACTGTAGTTGCAACAGATACCGTTCAAGGTAATCAATATATTAACCAAGCTATTGATGAAGTTAAACGCATTGAAAACTTAATTTCCGATTGGATTCCAACTACACAAATTTCAAAAGTTAATCAAAGTGCCGGAATTGCTCCGGTAAAAGTGGATAAAGAAGTTTTTGAATTGATTGAAAGAGCCATTAAAATCTCAAAATTAACTAACGGAGCTTTTGATATTTCCTATGCTTCCATGGATAAAATTTGGAAGTTCGACGGAAGCATGAAAGAAATGCCAACCGAAGAAGCCATCAAAAATTCAGTTGCTAAAGTAGGTTATCAAAATATTATCCTAAACGAAAAAGAATCTACAATTTTTCTAAAAAATAAAGGAATGAAACTCGGTCTAGGCGGCATTGGTCAAGGTTATATTGCCGATAAAGTCAAAGCTTTATTAATCGAAAACAATTGTAAATCAGGAATTGTCAACGTCTCCGGTGACATCTTTGCTTGGGGAAAACAACCTGATGGAAAACCGTGGACAGTAGCCATCGTGAATCCAATGAATAAAAATAAAGTGTTTGCAACTTTCCCTTTGGAAGACAGTGCTGTAGAAACTTCCGGTAATTATGAAAAATTTGTCACTTTCAACGGAAAGAGATATTCACATATTATAGATCCAAGAACAGGTTATCCTGCCACCGGAATTGTTAGTGTATCGGTTTTTGCAAAAACCACAGAACTCGCCGATGCACTGGCTACCGGAATTTTCGTTCTCGGCATTGAGGTCGGACTCGATTTAGTAAATCAAATCAATGGAATTGAATGCATTATTGTTGATGATAAAGGTGTGGTGCATACCTCTAAAAATATTGACATGAAGAAATTTGACAAGCAATAA
- a CDS encoding sensor histidine kinase: MLKFSFRNRIAFYYIISTALLITIVFLVIYQMVSLSVYNHINDDIQNEVEKHLQEIEIDHNNTYLIQVDEWREREHNTVDVNPVFVQFFDSNNELIDKSPNLKKLNLKLYPEDRKNEFIDTYLNKKPIRQIQVPLYDNQKVIGHLVVAMSLDDAIMVLSNLRNILFISLPIILISLFLIARFIVGRSIKPIKTIIETSKQISRENLSSRIDLPQNKDELFVLSKTINDLLDRIENAVEREKQFTSDASHELRTPLAIIKGTLEVLVRKPRNQSEYEEKINYSIKEVDRLNQLVDELLLLARFENQKQNTKKEPVFLNALILDVLARFSQKINDKNIKIENSFADDYTIDSDNYLVSIIISNLVSNAIKYSNSNGKISITLSKENNQIICKIQDNGIGISSEELNKIGNRFYRSQSVLQTNTKGTGLGLSIVKRLTDLLNIDFQINSKLNVETIVELRFN, from the coding sequence ATGCTTAAATTCTCTTTTAGAAATAGAATTGCTTTTTACTATATTATTAGCACTGCTTTGCTGATAACCATAGTTTTTTTAGTAATTTATCAAATGGTGAGTTTAAGTGTTTACAACCATATAAACGATGATATTCAAAATGAAGTTGAAAAACATTTACAAGAAATTGAAATAGATCATAACAACACTTATCTCATTCAAGTAGATGAATGGCGTGAAAGAGAACACAATACAGTGGATGTTAACCCTGTATTTGTTCAATTTTTTGATAGCAACAACGAACTAATTGATAAATCACCCAATTTAAAAAAACTCAATTTAAAGCTTTATCCTGAAGATAGAAAAAACGAATTCATTGATACCTATTTAAACAAAAAACCTATTCGTCAGATTCAGGTTCCGCTTTATGATAATCAAAAAGTTATTGGTCATCTCGTGGTAGCTATGTCGTTGGATGATGCCATTATGGTTTTGTCGAATTTGCGAAACATTCTATTTATTTCATTGCCGATTATTTTGATAAGTTTATTTCTTATCGCTCGATTTATTGTAGGAAGAAGCATCAAACCAATAAAAACGATTATTGAAACTTCAAAGCAAATTAGTCGCGAAAACCTAAGTTCGCGAATAGATTTACCACAAAATAAAGATGAATTATTCGTACTTTCAAAAACAATCAATGACTTGTTAGACCGAATTGAAAATGCCGTAGAACGAGAAAAACAATTCACATCTGATGCTTCTCATGAATTACGAACTCCATTGGCAATTATTAAAGGAACTCTTGAGGTTTTAGTGCGTAAACCTCGAAATCAATCGGAATATGAAGAAAAAATCAATTACAGCATCAAAGAAGTGGACCGATTAAATCAATTAGTTGACGAATTATTGTTATTGGCTCGTTTTGAAAATCAAAAACAAAATACTAAAAAAGAACCTGTTTTTCTCAACGCATTGATTTTAGATGTATTAGCTCGATTTTCGCAAAAAATAAATGATAAGAATATTAAAATTGAAAATTCATTTGCAGATGATTATACCATTGATTCTGATAATTATTTGGTTTCTATCATCATCAGTAATCTAGTATCCAATGCCATTAAATATTCCAATTCAAATGGAAAAATTTCTATTACTTTATCGAAAGAAAACAATCAAATTATTTGTAAAATTCAAGACAACGGAATTGGTATTTCTTCCGAAGAATTGAACAAAATAGGAAATCGTTTTTATCGTTCTCAATCCGTTCTTCAAACCAATACAAAAGGTACAGGCTTAGGTTTATCTATCGTAAAACGACTTACTGATTTATTGAATATTGACTTTCAAATAAACAGTAAATTAAACGTTGAAACTATAGTAGAATTAAGGTTTAACTAA
- a CDS encoding DUF4266 domain-containing protein: MKNITILALILFAIQSCNSVKEYEKEKINDPDMKLAARSSERFETNFQVYREAAAGANGGKTGGGCGCN, encoded by the coding sequence ATGAAAAATATAACAATTCTTGCCCTAATTCTCTTCGCAATTCAATCCTGTAACTCCGTAAAAGAATACGAAAAAGAAAAAATCAATGATCCTGATATGAAATTAGCCGCTCGTTCCTCCGAACGTTTTGAAACCAATTTTCAAGTCTATCGCGAAGCAGCAGCCGGAGCCAATGGTGGCAAAACAGGTGGTGGTTGTGGTTGTAACTAA
- a CDS encoding DUF3570 domain-containing protein, with translation MKNYFLLLFLCSFSLFGQEQDSTLVFKKRVLESVEVDFLMSYYKQDGIHSAVSGGNGMEELTDITPTIVVAVPLNDDDVLTVDMGISAYSSASSGNINPFDSATPSPWQASSGASAQDVLTTLVVNYSHSSNDRNTIWNAHISGSVEYDYSSIGFGGGLTKLFNDKNTEVGIAANVYLDTWKPIYPKELQDFADNGNTLNGGIFDDFTITGNTNYNPTNFVFQPEKNRNSFALSFSFSQVLNKKTQLSFFADILHQQGLLSTPYQRVYFADVSDSFINEFQLADDIERLPDSRFKLPIGARLNYYINEKIVFRTYYRFYMDNWGISSHTASIELPYKITDRFTVFPMYRFYTQSESKYFAPNEQHLSTEKYYTSDYDLSTFDAHQYGFGVNYTDIFTTSKIWKFGIKNIDFRYNHYSRSDGLEANIVSFGIKFVLDK, from the coding sequence ATGAAAAATTATTTTCTTTTACTCTTTCTTTGTTCTTTTTCGCTTTTTGGACAAGAACAAGATTCTACGCTCGTATTCAAAAAACGTGTGCTCGAATCGGTTGAAGTCGATTTTTTAATGAGTTATTATAAACAAGACGGAATTCATTCAGCGGTTTCCGGTGGAAATGGGATGGAGGAATTAACCGATATTACACCAACTATTGTTGTTGCCGTTCCACTAAACGACGACGATGTTTTAACAGTAGATATGGGGATTTCTGCCTATTCATCGGCTTCTTCAGGAAATATCAATCCGTTTGATAGTGCAACACCAAGTCCGTGGCAAGCTAGTTCGGGTGCTTCTGCTCAGGATGTTTTAACTACGTTGGTTGTGAATTACAGTCATAGTTCTAATGATCGAAATACGATTTGGAATGCACATATTTCCGGATCAGTAGAATATGACTATTCTTCCATTGGTTTTGGTGGCGGTTTAACAAAATTATTTAACGATAAAAATACTGAAGTGGGAATTGCTGCCAATGTTTATTTAGATACCTGGAAGCCCATTTATCCCAAAGAATTACAAGATTTTGCTGATAATGGAAATACTTTGAATGGTGGAATTTTTGATGATTTTACGATCACAGGAAATACCAATTACAACCCAACCAATTTTGTTTTTCAACCGGAAAAAAATAGAAATTCTTTTGCTCTTTCTTTCAGCTTTTCGCAAGTGCTGAATAAGAAAACACAATTATCCTTTTTTGCAGATATTTTACATCAACAAGGCTTACTTTCAACACCGTATCAACGCGTTTACTTTGCTGATGTGAGTGATTCGTTTATTAATGAATTTCAGTTAGCAGATGATATAGAACGATTACCGGATAGTCGATTTAAATTGCCAATTGGTGCTCGTTTGAATTATTACATCAATGAAAAAATTGTTTTCAGAACGTATTATCGTTTTTATATGGATAATTGGGGAATTAGTTCGCACACGGCAAGTATCGAATTGCCGTATAAAATAACAGATCGTTTTACTGTTTTTCCGATGTATCGTTTTTATACGCAATCTGAATCGAAGTATTTTGCTCCAAACGAACAGCATCTTTCAACAGAAAAATATTATACTTCCGATTATGATTTATCAACATTTGATGCTCATCAATACGGATTTGGAGTGAATTATACCGATATTTTCACCACTTCTAAAATCTGGAAATTTGGCATAAAAAATATCGATTTCAGATATAATCATTATTCTAGAAGTGATGGGTTAGAGGCAAATATTGTATCTTTCGGAATTAAATTTGTATTGGACAAATGA
- a CDS encoding efflux RND transporter periplasmic adaptor subunit, giving the protein MKKLFYIATITTLLFSCKQEVAEEKVVDDGLITVTEAQLQSSKMEIGSPIEQDFEVIVKSSGKIDVPPQYRAKVTTFLGGYVKATKLLVGDKVAKGQALITLENTDYLDLQKDYVEVAEQINYLKSEFERQKTLYNEKITSQKNYLKAESEYRQAKGMYQGLREKLLLLNINPANVERGKFTSQITISAPISGDITVMNANIGMFMSPSDVILEIVDTNYLHLNLSIFEKDILHVKQGQKITFKVPESSKEQFISNVQLVGKSIENKDRTISVFGTLTPEIKGKLLSGMFVEADIITDAKKGFGVPSDAVITENDKHYVLVLNSKKTEYKFKKVAVIVGEKSEKFIEIMPNDNVNAETKLLVKGVFELTN; this is encoded by the coding sequence ATGAAAAAACTATTCTACATAGCAACGATAACAACACTTTTATTTTCATGCAAACAAGAAGTTGCAGAAGAAAAAGTAGTTGATGATGGATTGATTACAGTAACAGAAGCTCAACTTCAATCGTCAAAAATGGAAATAGGTTCACCTATAGAACAAGATTTTGAAGTTATAGTCAAATCATCCGGAAAAATTGATGTTCCACCACAATATCGAGCTAAAGTAACCACGTTTTTAGGCGGTTATGTAAAAGCCACCAAATTATTAGTTGGTGATAAAGTTGCAAAAGGGCAAGCTTTAATTACATTAGAAAACACAGATTATCTGGATTTACAAAAGGATTATGTAGAAGTTGCCGAACAAATTAACTATTTGAAATCAGAATTTGAGCGTCAGAAAACGTTGTATAATGAAAAAATCACTTCACAAAAAAACTATTTAAAAGCAGAGAGTGAATACCGCCAAGCAAAAGGAATGTATCAAGGCTTACGTGAAAAATTATTGTTATTAAACATAAATCCAGCTAATGTTGAACGTGGAAAATTTACCTCACAAATTACAATTTCGGCACCCATTTCTGGTGATATAACAGTAATGAATGCGAATATTGGCATGTTTATGTCACCTTCAGATGTAATTTTAGAAATTGTAGACACCAATTATTTACATTTGAATCTAAGCATTTTTGAAAAAGACATTTTACATGTAAAACAAGGTCAAAAAATCACTTTTAAAGTCCCTGAATCAAGCAAAGAACAATTTATTTCTAACGTACAATTAGTTGGAAAATCAATAGAAAATAAAGACAGAACCATTTCCGTTTTTGGTACACTTACACCAGAAATAAAAGGAAAATTATTATCTGGAATGTTTGTAGAAGCTGATATAATTACCGATGCAAAAAAAGGATTTGGAGTTCCATCTGATGCTGTCATTACAGAAAATGACAAACATTATGTATTGGTTTTAAACAGTAAAAAAACTGAATATAAATTCAAAAAAGTTGCTGTTATAGTAGGAGAAAAATCAGAAAAATTCATTGAAATTATGCCTAATGATAATGTTAATGCTGAAACTAAATTACTCGTAAAAGGAGTATTCGAATTAACTAATTAA